One region of Primulina tabacum isolate GXHZ01 chromosome 1, ASM2559414v2, whole genome shotgun sequence genomic DNA includes:
- the LOC142537964 gene encoding beta-D-glucosyl crocetin beta-1,6-glucosyltransferase-like: MGTQRESPKVFMLPWLAQGHISPFLELAKKLSDYNFQTYLCSTPVNLSSFKGKIPEKYSNHVHLVELHLPSSPELPPHCHTTNGLPINRHHTLRKALQSSKPRLSDLLKDLQPDLVLYDIILTWAGVVASRHNIPAASFFTSGATMFSYFSHFMIHPGVEYPYPEIRLTDFELSLVRRNAESYKNEEKDPDHAELLDQRRGQEVIFVNTSREIEGKYVDYLSELIKMELIPVGSMIQDSSTSGDEGIEVIKWLERKEESSTVFVSFGSEYFLDKKDIEEIANGLELSNANFIWVIRFPKGEEMDIQEVLPKGFLERVGDKGKIVEKWAPQAKILNTSSIGGFVSHCGWNSLIESIDFGVPIIAIPMHLDQPMNAKLVVELGVGVEVKRDENGSLQTREISRMIQCVLGKENGDNLRRRAKEHAYKMKARSREDMDGVVHKLQELCGKKCR; encoded by the coding sequence ATGGGTACTCAGAGAGAGAGTCCGAAGGTTTTCATGCTTCCATGGCTGGCTCAAGGCCATATTTCTCCATTCCTAGAACTTGCCAAGAAGCTCTCTGACTACAATTTTCAGACATATCTCTGTTCAACTCCCGTGAATCTGAGTTCGTTTAAGGGTAAAATCCCAGAAAAATACTCGAATCACGTCCACCTAGTGGAGCTTCATCTTCCTTCTTCGCCGGAACTTCCCCCACACTGCCACACAACCAACGGCCTCCCGATCAATCGACATCACACTCTGAGAAAAGCCTTGCAATCTTCGAAACCCCGTCTCTCAGATCTCTTGAAAGATCTGCAGCCGGACTTGGTGCTTTATGATATCATTCTGACATGGGCGGGAGTCGTAGCGTCTCGTCACAACATCCCGGCGGCTTCGTTTTTCACTTCTGGCGCGACCATGTTCTCGTATTTCTCTCATTTTATGATTCATCCGGGGGTGGAGTACCCCTATCCggagattcgtctcacagatTTTGAGCTCTCCCTGGTTAGGAGGAACGCGGAATCGTATAAGAACGAGGAGAAAGATCCCGACCATGCTGAACTCCTTGATCAGAGAAGAGGTCAAGAGGTCATCTTTGTGAACACTTCCAGAGAAATAGAAGGGAAGTATGTGGATTATTTGTCTGAACTGATCAAAATGGAACTCATACCTGTTGGTTCGATGATTCAGGATTCGAGTACTAGTGGAGATGAGGGGATCGAGGTCATAAAATGGCTTGAAAGGAAAGAAGAAAGTTCGACTGTTTTCGTGTCGTTTGGGAGTGAGTATTTCTTGGACAAGAAAGATATCGAGGAAATAGCTAATGGGTTGGAGCTAAGCAACGCGAACTTCATATGGGTTATAAGGTTTCCAAAAGGAGAGGAAATGGATATACAAGAGGTACTGCCTAAAGGGTTTCTTGAAAGGGTTGGAGATAAGGGGAAGATAGTTGAAAAATGGGCGCCACAAGCCAAGATTCTGAACACCTCGAGCATAGGTGGATTTGTGAGCCATTGTGGTTGGAATTCATTGATTGAGAGTATAGATTTCGGGGTCCCGATTATAGCCATACCGATGCATCTCGATCAGCCGATGAATGCTAAGCTTGTGGTGGAACTTGGTGTTGGTGTCGAGGTGAAGAGAGATGAGAATGGGAGTCTTCAGACAAGAGAGATTTCAAGAATGATACAATGTGTTTTAGGCAAGGAAAATGGGGATAATTTGAGGAGAAGGGCTAAAGAACATGCGTATAAGATGAAAGCAAGAAGCAGAGAAGATATGGATGGAGTTGTGCACAAGTTGCAAGAACTTTGTGGGAAGAAGTGTCGATGA
- the LOC142537973 gene encoding putative phytol kinase 1, chloroplastic has translation MAFVGIPSARAPAAVGTLSYAHFRRRVAAPSSTITLFLKVLPERVVAKRFNVRSRPIAALLPGVGAGGAVLQDAGATALVIAGAYGLVSTFDSLTRRNIIEQNLSRKLVHILSGLLFLASWPIFSTSTGARYFASLVPSINCLRLLIHGLSLVPDEGLIKSVTRQGKPEELLRGPLFYVLVLILCAIVFWRDSPIGMISLAMMCAGDGIADIMGRRFGTLKIPYNQQKSWAGSISMFLFGFLVSICMLYYFSALGYIKLDGVWTLERVALISLVATVVESLPITETMDDNISVPLASMMAAVLVFGY, from the exons ATGGCCTTCGTCGGAATACCCAGCGCCCGAGCGCCGGCCGCTGTCGGGACCTTGTCCTACGCCCACTTCCGGCGCCGCGTGGCAGCCCCTTCCTCAACTATCACTCTGTTTCTCAAGGTCCTTCCCGAACGCGTCGTAGCGAAGCGTTTCAATGTTCGTAGTCGCCCCATCGCCGCGTTGCTTCCCGGAGTGGGAGCTGGCGGAGCTGTTCTACAGGACGCCGGGGCCACCGCGTTGGTCATCGCCGGTGCTTATGGTCTTGTCTCCACTTTCGATAGCCTCACTCGGCGCAACATTATTGAGCAG AATTTGAGTCGGAAACTGGTTCATATACTCTCTGGGCTGCTTTTTCTGGCGTCGTGGCCAATTTTCAG TACATCAACAGGGGCTCGCTATTTTGCTTCTTTAGTGCCTTCTATTAATTGCTTGAGGCTTTTGATACACGGCCTTTCCTTAGTTCCAGATGAAGGACTCATAAAATCAGTTACACGACAGGGAAAGCCTGA GGAATTGCTTAGAGGTCCTCTTTTTTATGTTCTTGTGTTGATTTTATGTGCAATCGTTTTCTGGCGTGATTCACCTATTGGAATGATTTCACTGGCGATGATGTGCGCAGGTGATG GCATCGCTGACATAATGGGAAGAAGATTTGGCACACTTAAAATTCCTTACAATCAGCAGAAGAGTTGGGCTGGTAGCATATCCATGTTTCTCTTTGGTTTCTTGGTTTCCATATG TATGCTCTACTATTTTTCGGCCCTTGGTTACATTAAACTCGACGGCGTGTGGACCCTAGAAAGGGTTGCTTTAATTTCTCTTGTGGCAACTGTGGTGGAATCGTTGCCGATCACGGAAACCATGGACGACAACATTTCAGTTCCGTTGGCCAGCATGATGGCAGCAGTTTTGGTTTTCGGTTACTAG
- the LOC142537983 gene encoding protein GLUTELIN PRECURSOR ACCUMULATION 3, with protein sequence MRTHYWVRASASDFTGSIPQPRSGHTAVNIGKSKIVFFGGLVDKKFLNDVTVYDIEKKLWFQPKCTGSGSDGQLGPSPRAFHIAVAIDCHMFIFGGRLGGNRLGDFWVLDTDIWQWSELTSFGDLPSSRDFAAASPVGNRKIVMYGGWDGKKWLSDVYILDTISLEWMELSVSGTLPPPRCGHSVTMIEKRLLVYGGRGGGGPIMGDLWALKGLIEEENEAPGWTQLKLPGQAPSARCGHTITSGGYYLLLFGGHGTGGWLSRYDIYYNDCVVLDRVSVQWTRLPINNEPPSARAYHSMNSAGSRYLLFGGFDGKSTFGDLWWLVPDDDPIAKRLATYPPDVISESNTTMGSQEGQNEIPMMLELHKRLEISISLSNPKPILDEMEDEDFIQLRSIVVGDTTANNIQAVQALRDHWMKSSPQSITLKELSPLLHDYQRLIARHHIKKVGSNLMLMESGFPGNRVYGFYHVKDAAQLRLSDIPNLLAEYKELVSSTSVSADTAVFEA encoded by the exons ATGAGGACCCATTATTGGGTTAGAGCTTCTGCTTCCGATTTCACTGGATCCATCCCTCAGCCGAGAAG CGGTCACACTGCTGTAAACATCGGCAAGTCAAAGATCGTATTTTTCGGTGGTTTAGTGGACAAGAAATTCCTCAACGATGTCACTGTTTATGACATTG AGAAAAAATTATGGTTTCAGCCTAAGTGCACAGGCAGTGGATCTGATGGACAACTGGGCCCGAGCCCACGTGCTTTTCATATTGCGGTCGCAATTGATTGTCATATGTTCATTTTTGGTGGAAGGCTTGGTGGAAATAG GTTGGGTGATTTTTGGGTCTTAGATACTG ATATATGGCAATGGTCAGAACTCACAAGTTTTGGTGATTTACCCTCGTCAAGGGATTTTGCAGCTGCTTCACCTGTTGGAAACCGTAAAATTGTGAT GTATGGTGGGTGGGATGGCAAGAAGTGGCTCTCAGATGTCTACATCTTAGACACaa TTTCACTCGAGTGGATGGAGTTATCAGTTTCAGGGACTTTACCTCCACCAAGATGTGGCCATTCTGTCACGATGATTGAGAAGCGCTTGCTCGTGTATGGTGGCAGAG GTGGTGGAGGACCAATTATGGGTGATCTATGGGCTTTAAAGGGCCTTATTGAAGAAG AGAATGAAGCTCCTGGTTGGACCCAATTGAAGCTTCCAGGGCAAGCACCTTCGGCCCGTTGTGGACACACAATTACATCTGGAGGGTACTAT CTTTTGTTATTTGGGGGACATGGGACTGGTGGTTGGTTGAGCCGTTATGACATTTATTACAATGACTGTGTTGTTTTGGACAGGG TGTCTGTACAGTGGACACGGTTGCCAATTAACAATGAACCACCTTCTGCTCGAGCGTATCATTCAATGAACAGTGCTGGTTCACGGTATTTATTATTTGGTGGTTTTGATGGAAAATCAACATTTGGTGATCTTTGGTGGCTTGTACCAGATG ATGACCCTATTGCGAAGAGGTTGGCAACATATCCGCCAGACGTTATTTCAGAAAGTAATACAACCATGGGCTCACAG GAAGGCCAAAACGAAATACCTATGATGTTAGAGTTGCATAAACGATTAGAAATTTCGATTTCTCTTTCTAATCCGAAACCCATCTTAGATGAAATGGAAGACGAAGATTTTATCCAGCTCAGGTCAATAGTTGTTGGTGACACCACTGCTAATAACATTCAG GCTGTGCAAGCACTTCGAGACCATTGGATGAAGTCCTCTCCACAGTCTATTACATTGAAGGAGCTTAGCCCATTATTGCATGACTATCAGCGTTTGATCGCCCGCCATCATAT AAAGAAGGTTGGATCCAATCTAATGCTTATGGAATCTGGTTTTCCTGGAAATAGAGTTTACGGCTTCTATCATGTTAAAGATGCTGCTCAG TTGCGTTTAAGCGACATCCCAAATCTGTTAGCGGAGTACAAAGAGCTTGTATCATCTACAAGTGTTTCAGCAGACACGGCAGTGTTTGAAGCCTGA
- the LOC142537994 gene encoding UDP-glucosyltransferase 29-like, whose product MDTRKRSIRILMFPWLAYGHISPFLQLAKSLTNRNSIVYMASSQINLGSIRGKLSEKDSVSIKLVDLHIPTSPDLPSHYHTTNGLPPHLMPALKKAMDLCRPRISTLLRTLKPDLVIYDFLHPSVPEEAAAHNIPAVLFLSPGAASSSYFMHHCFEKPTSDYPFPGIYFRESECGRYSFVPKSTGIEASDFERLRECVNRSCQIVLIKSFREIEGKYIDYLSFITGKKFVPVGTLFQYQETRENHEHDKFIKWLDGKSEGSTVFASFGTEYFLKESEVEEIALGLEKSSANFILVLRSPQGQGTEIQQMLPKGFADRVGERGMVVEGWAPQARILSHPSVGGFLSHCGWGSVMEGIHCSVPIIAVPMHLDQPLNARLVEEVGIGEEVVRNRSEGNLERGEIARVIGKVVVEECGQSFKLKVRELSEKMREKGEEEVDVVAEELVRLCGIDLLPSNSVKGHELFIYGREFVVK is encoded by the coding sequence ATGGATACCAGAAAGAGGAGCATCAGAATTTTGATGTTTCCATGGCTGGCTTATGGCCATATCTCGCCATTTCTGCAACTAGCTAAATCTCTCACAAACAGAAACTCCATCGTCTACATGGCTTCTTCGCAAATAAACCTCGGTTCCATCAGAGGAAAGCTCTCAGAAAAAGACTCGGTTTCGATAAAATTGGTTGATCTTCATATCCCAACAAGCCCTGATCTTCCGTCTCATTACCACACCACCAATGGCTTACCTCCCCACCTCATGCCAGCTCTCAAGAAAGCTATGGACTTGTGCAGGCCACGCATCTCCACCCTCCTCAGAACCCTCAAGCCAGACTTGGTTATATACGATTTCCTCCACCCATCGGTGCCGGAGGAAGCTGCAGCGCATAATATCCCAGCGGTGCTGTTTCTGAGTCCGGGCGCGGCATCATCTTCTTATTTCATGCACCATTGTTTCGAAAAGCCCACTTCGGACTACCCTTTTCCGGGTATATACTTCCGGGAGAGCGAGTGTGGCAGGTACTCTTTTGTCCCGAAGTCCACAGGAATCGAGGCTAGTGATTTTGAAAGATTGAGGGAATGTGTAAACCGTTCTTGCCAAATCGTGCTAATCAAGTCATTTCGAGAGATAGAGGGGAAGTATATTGACTATCTCTCCTTCATAACTGGAAAGAAATTTGTCCCGGTGGGCACTCTGTTTCAGTATCAAGAAACGAGGGAGAATCATGAGCATGACAAGTTCATCAAATGGCTTGACGGGAAAAGTGAAGGGTCCACTGTTTTCGCTTCATTCGGAACCGAGTATTTCTTGAAAGAAAGCGAAGTGGAAGAGATAGCACTCGGGCTGGAGAAAAGTAGCGCTAATTTCATATTGGTTTTAAGGTCTCCACAAGGGCAGGGAACCGAGATACAACAAATGCTCCCGAAAGGGTTTGCTGACAGAGTTGGCGAGAGGGGAATGGTGGTGGAAGGATGGGCACCACAAGCAAGAATCTTGTCACATCCGAGCGTGGGAGGGTTCTTGAGTCACTGTGGATGGGGTTCAGTGATGGAAGGGATTCATTGTTCTGTGCCTATCATCGCGGTTCCGATGCATCTGGATCAGCCATTGAATGCGAGATTGGTGGAGGAGGTGGGGATTGGTGAGGAAGTTGTGAGGAATAGATCAGAAGGGAATCTTGAGAGAGGGGAGATTGCTAGAGTTATTGGGAAGGTGGTTGTGGAGGAATGTGGGCAGAGTTTTAAGTTGAAAGTGAGGGAATTGAGTGAAAAGATGAGGGAGAAAGGGGAGGAAGAGGTTGATGTGGTTGCGGAGGAATTGGTCAGATTGTGTGGGATTGATCTTTTGCCTTCAAATTCTGTTAAAGGACACGAGTTATTCATTTATGGGCGTGAATTTGTTGTTAAATAG
- the LOC142538003 gene encoding glycosyltransferase BC10-like produces MKLSQVELKLEGRLQGNRSTLVRFFMQSSSSSSSRKIEAAMFNTPFVLSFALLLSFPLLFLFVPRILPPRHVEISLPDELDDLALFRRATLASLGGPAAVSHLGTGNAKPKIAFLFLTNTDLHFAPLWQLFFRNNEPLYNIYIHADPSSKIAPPEGVFSGRFIAAKKTQRATPSLVSAARRLLATALLDDPLNSYFALVSQHCIPLHSFKFMYNSLFLKPIADPSPSTPMYRSFIEILSHEPQLWDRYVARGKNAMLPEVPFDRFRIGSQFFVLTRQHALVVIRDRRLWRKFRLPCLKVDSCYPEEHYFPTLLSMEDPDGCTHHTLTRVDWTGSIGGHPHTYRHVEVSSTLIDELRTSNSSYSYMFARKFSPECLQPLLDIAEKVIFSD; encoded by the exons ATGAAATTAAGCCAGGTGGAGTTGAAGCTGGAAGGAAGGTTGCAAG GGAATCGATCAACATTGGTAAGATTTTTCATGCAATCGTCGTCTTCATCGTCATCAAGGAAGATCGAGGCTGCTATGTTCAACACGCCATTCGTCCTCTCATTTGCTCTCCTGCTCTCGTTCCCGTTGCTTTTCCTCTTTGTCCCACGGATTCTGCCGCCGAGACACGTCGAAATCTCCCTCCCCGACGAGCTCGACGACCTCGCCCTCTTCCGCCGCGCCACCCTCGCGTCCCTCGGCGGCCCCGCCGCCGTATCCCACCTCGGGACCGGCAACGCCAAGCCAAAGATCGCGTTCCTCTTCCTCACCAACACTGATCTTCATTTCGCACCCCTTTGGCAGCTCTTCTTCCGGAACAACGAGCCCCTGTACAACATCTACATTCACGCTGATCCCTCCTCCAAGATCGCGCCCCCGGAGGGGGTTTTCTCCGGACGTTTCATCGCAGCCAAGAAGACCCAACGCGCCACCCCGTCCCTCGTCTCCGCCGCCCGGCGCCTCCTGGCCACCGCTCTCCTCGACGACCCTTTGAATTCTTACTTCGCCCTCGTTTCCCAACACTGCATCCCTCTGCACTCCTTCAAATTCATGTACAACTCCCTTTTCCTCAAACCTATCGCTGATCCATCTCCATCCACACCTATGTACCGTAGCTTCATCGAAATATTATCCCACGAGCCCCAACTGTGGGACAGATACGTGGCCAGGGGAAAAAATGCAATGTTGCCGGAGGTTCCATTCGATCGGTTTCGGATTGGATCACAGTTCTTCGTTCTAACCCGGCAACACGCTCTGGTGGTGATAAGGGATCGGAGATTATGGCGCAAGTTTAGGCTGCCGTGCTTGAAGGTCGATTCTTGTTATCCGGAGGAGCATTATTTTCCAACCCTTTTGTCGATGGAGGATCCCGATGGATGCACTCATCATACTCTCACAAGGGTCGATTGGACTGGTAGTATAGGTGGTCATCCGCATACATACAGGCATGTCGAGGTTTCCTCGACTCTCATCGACGAGCTACGGACCTCGAATTCGAGTTATTCGTACATGTTTGCCAGGAAATTTTCACCAGAGTGCTTGCAGCCGTTGCTGGACATCGCGGAGAAGGTCATTTTCAGTGACTGA